One window from the genome of Nicotiana tomentosiformis chromosome 5, ASM39032v3, whole genome shotgun sequence encodes:
- the LOC104088965 gene encoding auxin-responsive protein SAUR68-like, with translation MARRWQKFAVMQRKRISLSGNAGDRDSCSTSSSSIVEKGHFVVYTTDQERFVIPLAYLENEVIRQLLSMSEEEFGLPSGGPITLPCDSAFMDYINSLIKKGVAAGDLHKALLLPIPSYCCSTSYLHQESGNRQTLVY, from the coding sequence ATGGCAAGGAGATGGCAAAAGTTCGCAGTTATGCAGAGGAAAAGGATTTCGCTTTCAGGAAATGCCGGTGATAGAGACAGTTGTAGTACATCCTCATCCTCTATTGTTGAAAAGGGTCATTTTGTAGTATATACAACTGATCAAGAAAGGTTTGTCATTCCCTTGGCTTATCTTGAAAATGAGGTCATTAGGCAACTCCTAAGCATGTCTGAAGAAGAGTTTGGACTACCAAGTGGTGGCCCTATTACATTACCCTGTGATTCAGCTTTCATGGACTACATCAATTCACTAATCAAGAAAGGTGTAGCTGCTGGAGATCTTCACAAAGCATTGCTCCTCCCAATTCCTTCATATTGCTGTTCAACCTCTTATTTGCACCAAGAAAGTGGAAATCGGCAGACTCTTGTTTATTGA
- the LOC138893191 gene encoding putative F-box protein At1g32420, translated as MRFKCVSKFYNSLTVSNAVFMNIHQCRSMNCSKFLVREVRSICAVEQKEDGNVSLLHIEEFDKLDTRQHFRLMCVNGLFCSWYKSSQPVAIFNPSTREIRFLPEVEHVDDSKFYFSLGFDPEEKMYKLLMTSTIPFKKKSTRNWGFSLGIDESWREIKTIADVYMFNDAICINGVIYRLSYFSKCVIVVFDVKSKTFRIVPLWIGEHDSTASYYMLIEVKGKEQLQSLYSCGELTGIVSKGTDIDLLPLLFLGL; from the exons ATGCGTTTCAAGTGTGTTTCAAAATTTTATAATTCTCTAACTGTATCAAATGCAGTTTTCATGAATATTCATCAATGCCGCTCTATGAATTGTTCCAAATTCCTTGTTCGTGAAGTAAGATCTATTTGCGCTGTAGAACAAAAAGAAGATGGAAACGTCTCACTTCTTCATATTGAGGAATTTGATAAACTAGATACCCGTCAACATTTTCGTTTAATGTGCGTTAATGGTTTGTTTTGTTCATGGTATAAATCGTCGCAACCTGTTGCAATTTTCAATCCGAGTACAAGAGAAATAAGATTTCTTCCTGAAGTGGAACATGTTGATGATTCAAAATTTTACTTTTCATTAGGATTTGACCCTGAAGAGAAGATGTATAAACTTTTGATGACCTCCACAATTCCTTTTAAAAAAAAGTCCacaagaaattggggtttttCTTTAGGTATAGACGAATCATGGAGAGAGATCAAAACCATTGCAGATGTATATATGTTCAATGACGCAATTTGTATCAATGGAGTTATCTATcggttgagttacttttccaagTGTGTTATAGTCGTTTTCGATGTTAAATCCAAAACTTTCAGAATTGTACCATTATGGATTGGTGAACATGATTCCACAGCATCGTATTATATGCTAATAGAAGTAAAAGGAA AGGAACAATTGCAGTCACTTTACAGctgtggggagttgactggtaTTGTCAGCAAGGGAACTGATATCGATCTGCTCCCTCTGTTGTTTCTTGGACTCTGA